Proteins from a genomic interval of Betaproteobacteria bacterium:
- a CDS encoding Hsp70 family protein produces the protein MSARKVPTAACGLDFGTSNSALSLPDGNSVRLAPLEDAATSIPSAIFFATENPREVFYGRAAVSEYLDGTPGRLMRSLKSILGSSLMDESVAIGGDDYKYADIVTAYLRMLRKRAAVAAGHSLDAVVLGRPIRFVDDDAKQDRAAQDTLAGCARAAGFRHVEFQFEPIAAAFDYERTIAREESVLVVDVGGGTADFTVIRLGPGRRDQAARNDDILANDGIHIAGTDFDSRLNMSWVMPTLGYRSVGTRGRVVPSLVYFDLSTWHRINLLYVPKFISTLRELRAFFTDPRPYRRLVHVIEQRLGHELLGRTEAAKIELSQVTKANLDLGAIEAGLTVDGTRDELVDLLGGMLARLVDIASATVSAAGLKTADVSTLYFTGGSSGMTALRDAFVKAYPDSRVVVGDLFGSVVSGLGIEAGRRFATR, from the coding sequence GTGTCCGCACGCAAAGTACCTACCGCTGCCTGCGGTCTCGATTTCGGCACGTCCAACTCCGCCCTCTCGTTGCCCGATGGCAACTCGGTGCGGTTGGCGCCCCTCGAGGACGCTGCCACCTCGATCCCAAGCGCGATCTTCTTCGCGACCGAGAATCCGCGCGAGGTGTTCTACGGCCGAGCCGCGGTAAGCGAATACCTCGACGGCACGCCCGGGCGACTGATGCGCTCGCTGAAAAGCATTCTCGGCAGCAGCTTGATGGACGAGTCGGTGGCGATCGGCGGCGACGACTACAAGTACGCGGACATCGTCACCGCGTATTTGCGCATGCTGCGCAAGCGCGCAGCCGTGGCGGCAGGCCATTCCCTCGACGCCGTCGTGCTGGGACGGCCGATCCGCTTCGTCGACGACGACGCGAAGCAGGACCGCGCCGCGCAGGACACGCTGGCCGGGTGCGCACGCGCCGCGGGTTTTCGGCACGTGGAATTCCAGTTCGAGCCGATCGCGGCAGCGTTCGACTACGAGCGCACGATCGCGCGCGAAGAGTCGGTGCTCGTCGTTGACGTCGGCGGCGGCACCGCCGACTTCACGGTGATCCGTCTCGGGCCCGGCCGGCGCGATCAGGCGGCGCGGAACGACGACATTCTCGCCAACGATGGAATCCACATTGCCGGCACCGATTTCGATTCGCGTCTCAACATGTCGTGGGTGATGCCAACCCTCGGCTATCGCAGCGTCGGAACCCGGGGCCGCGTCGTGCCGAGCCTCGTCTATTTCGACCTCTCGACATGGCATCGCATCAACCTCCTCTACGTGCCGAAGTTCATCAGTACGCTGCGCGAGTTACGGGCGTTCTTCACCGATCCTCGCCCTTACCGCCGATTGGTGCACGTGATCGAGCAGCGGCTCGGTCACGAATTGCTCGGCCGGACGGAAGCCGCGAAGATCGAGCTCTCGCAGGTGACGAAGGCGAACCTCGACCTCGGCGCCATCGAGGCCGGGCTCACGGTGGATGGCACCCGCGATGAGCTCGTCGACCTGCTCGGCGGCATGTTGGCGCGACTTGTCGACATCGCCTCGGCAACGGTAAGTGCCGCGGGACTCAAGACGGCGGACGTTTCCACGCTTTACTTCACTGGTGGATCGTCCGGCATGACCGCGTTGCGCGATGCGTTCGTGAAAGCCTATCCGGACAGTCGCGTCGTGGTCGGCGATCTCTTCGGCAGCGTCGTCAGCGGACTCGGCATCGAGGCCGGACGACGTTTCGCGACCCGTTAG
- a CDS encoding methyltransferase domain-containing protein gives MAGRSLDAIQADSKRIGFGFASEERTGALLAAIAASKPGGRFLEIGTGVGHGTAWMLEGADQLACIETVDSNPATVAIARRHLGMEPRVTFHVADGAQFISDIRGKSYDLIFADAWPGKFSHLDEILSLLSVGGIYVADDLLPQANWPEGQGERVPELLDALEAHQGFFVVRMAWGSGIVIAVRTGADQALAADAPKAARR, from the coding sequence ATCGCAGGCCGATCTCTAGATGCGATCCAAGCGGATTCAAAGAGGATTGGATTCGGATTCGCATCAGAGGAGAGGACCGGGGCGTTGCTGGCTGCCATAGCAGCATCAAAACCCGGAGGGCGCTTTCTTGAAATTGGCACTGGCGTCGGTCATGGAACGGCGTGGATGCTGGAAGGCGCCGATCAATTGGCGTGCATTGAGACGGTGGACTCAAACCCCGCTACAGTCGCGATTGCGCGTCGCCATCTGGGCATGGAGCCGCGCGTTACATTTCACGTCGCAGACGGTGCTCAGTTCATCAGCGACATACGGGGAAAATCATACGACCTGATTTTTGCCGACGCTTGGCCGGGCAAGTTCAGCCACCTCGACGAGATACTGTCGCTTCTAAGCGTTGGTGGCATATACGTCGCAGATGATCTGCTTCCGCAAGCGAACTGGCCAGAGGGCCAAGGCGAAAGGGTGCCAGAATTGCTCGACGCACTTGAGGCTCATCAGGGTTTCTTCGTTGTTAGGATGGCATGGGGATCGGGAATAGTAATAGCGGTACGCACTGGCGCCGACCAAGCCCTCGCAGCGGATGCGCCGAAAGCGGCACGCCGCTGA
- a CDS encoding choline dehydrogenase, with protein sequence MPSASDSYDFIVVGAGAAGCVLANRLSASGCHSVLLLEAGGEDSNPWIHIPLGYGKHFTNPAVNWLYSSEPQPGAANRRIAQPRGKVLGGSTSINGLLYIRGQREDYDRWRDLGNAGWGYADVLACFRKSEDQERGADEFHGTGGPLSVSDPKEAHPLADAWLAAAEECGYPRNPDFNGAIQEGFGYNQWTIRRGLRSSAATGFLRLARRRANLRIVTRAHATRILFSGTRATGVEYLRDGITASATARAGVLVAGGSFNSPQLLQLSGVGPAPLLQRYGIAVVADVPGVGMNLQDHYTARMVYECTERCTLNDVIGNFPKSVVAALRFAFLRKGFLAMGQSFATGFIRADPAAATPDIQTSITLYSFDKPGDRLHRFPGFTLAARLLRPESRGSVTIGSTDPLAPPVIAPNYLTSEKDCAVLLAGLKANRRLTQTAAMRRYVAREHDPGPECESDADLVDFMRERGGIAFHPAGTCKMGSDAAAVVDARLRVRGLQGLRVVDTSIMPLLVSGNTYAPTLMIAEKGADMILEDAGSKA encoded by the coding sequence ATGCCATCCGCATCTGATTCCTACGATTTCATCGTGGTCGGCGCCGGCGCCGCGGGTTGCGTGCTGGCGAACCGCCTGTCCGCGTCGGGGTGTCACTCCGTGCTGCTGCTGGAGGCGGGGGGAGAAGACAGCAATCCTTGGATACACATTCCGCTCGGGTACGGGAAGCACTTCACCAATCCGGCGGTGAATTGGCTGTACTCCAGCGAGCCGCAGCCCGGTGCCGCCAACCGGCGCATCGCGCAACCGCGCGGCAAGGTGCTCGGCGGGTCGACCTCGATCAACGGGCTGCTTTACATTCGCGGCCAGCGCGAGGACTACGATCGGTGGCGCGATCTCGGCAACGCTGGCTGGGGCTATGCCGATGTGCTGGCGTGCTTCCGCAAGTCCGAGGACCAGGAGCGCGGCGCCGACGAGTTTCACGGCACCGGTGGTCCCCTCTCGGTTTCCGACCCGAAGGAGGCGCACCCGCTGGCCGACGCCTGGCTGGCAGCCGCCGAGGAATGCGGCTACCCGCGCAACCCGGATTTCAACGGCGCGATCCAGGAGGGCTTTGGCTACAACCAGTGGACGATACGCAGGGGGCTGCGGAGCAGCGCCGCCACGGGGTTTCTGCGCCTGGCCCGCCGGCGCGCGAACCTCCGGATCGTCACGCGCGCGCACGCGACTCGCATCCTGTTTTCCGGCACGCGTGCGACCGGCGTCGAATATCTACGCGACGGGATCACCGCGTCCGCGACAGCGCGCGCGGGGGTGCTGGTAGCGGGCGGCTCGTTCAACTCTCCGCAACTGCTGCAGCTCTCGGGCGTCGGCCCGGCGCCGCTCCTGCAGCGCTACGGGATCGCAGTTGTGGCCGACGTGCCGGGCGTGGGTATGAACCTGCAGGATCACTACACGGCGCGCATGGTGTACGAGTGCACCGAGCGCTGCACGCTCAACGACGTGATCGGCAATTTCCCGAAGAGCGTCGTCGCGGCCCTGCGCTTCGCTTTTCTGCGCAAGGGATTCCTGGCGATGGGACAGTCGTTTGCGACGGGCTTCATCCGCGCCGACCCCGCAGCCGCGACCCCGGACATCCAGACCAGCATCACGCTCTACAGCTTCGACAAGCCGGGGGACAGGCTGCATCGCTTCCCCGGCTTCACGCTTGCGGCGAGGCTGCTGCGGCCCGAGAGCCGGGGCAGCGTCACGATTGGCAGCACCGATCCACTCGCGCCGCCCGTGATCGCGCCCAACTACCTCACGTCGGAAAAGGATTGCGCTGTCCTGCTCGCGGGGCTCAAGGCCAACCGGCGCCTCACGCAGACCGCGGCGATGCGCCGCTACGTGGCGCGCGAGCACGATCCTGGCCCCGAGTGCGAGAGCGACGCGGATCTCGTGGATTTTATGCGCGAGCGCGGCGGGATCGCGTTCCACCCGGCCGGCACCTGCAAGATGGGCAGCGACGCAGCGGCGGTGGTCGATGCGCGCTTGCGCGTGCGAGGACTGCAGGGGCTGCGCGTTGTCGACACCTCCATCATGCCATTGCTCGTGTCCGGCAACACCTACGCGCCGACTCTCATGATCGCGGAGAAGGGCGCGGACATGATCCTCGAGGATGCGGGTTCGAAGGCGTGA
- a CDS encoding VOC family protein, giving the protein MANKNTICLWYDGTAMDAAQFYAKTFPDSAVGAVMRAPGDYPDGKQGDVLTVEFTVAGIPCVGLNGGPHFKHNEAFSFQIATDDQAETDRLWNAIVGNGGQESDCGWCKDKWGLSWQITPRALLAAITEPDRAAAKRAFDAMMTMKKIDIAAIEAARRG; this is encoded by the coding sequence ATGGCCAACAAGAACACGATCTGTCTGTGGTACGACGGCACCGCCATGGATGCCGCGCAGTTCTATGCCAAAACTTTCCCCGACAGCGCGGTTGGCGCGGTGATGCGCGCGCCCGGCGACTATCCCGACGGCAAGCAGGGCGATGTCCTGACGGTCGAGTTCACCGTGGCCGGCATCCCCTGCGTCGGGCTCAACGGCGGGCCGCACTTCAAGCACAACGAGGCGTTCTCTTTTCAAATCGCGACCGACGACCAAGCCGAAACCGACCGCTTGTGGAACGCGATCGTCGGCAACGGCGGCCAGGAAAGCGATTGCGGCTGGTGTAAAGACAAGTGGGGCCTGTCGTGGCAGATCACGCCGCGCGCTCTCCTCGCCGCGATCACGGAGCCCGATCGCGCCGCGGCCAAGCGGGCGTTCGACGCGATGATGACGATGAAAAAGATCGACATCGCCGCCATCGAGGCGGCGCGAAGAGGTTGA
- a CDS encoding YciI family protein, which produces MQFMLLMIPAVYRDNKKLDKNFVPDPEKVQEMGRFNEALSKQVKLLSVNGLHPLSTGARVSFSKGKTTVTDGPFVEVKEVLGGYWLVEADSKEQLVGLMQQCPAEDGDVIEIRQIFSAADFAITK; this is translated from the coding sequence ATGCAATTCATGCTTCTGATGATACCCGCGGTATATCGCGACAATAAGAAATTGGACAAGAACTTCGTCCCCGATCCGGAAAAAGTTCAGGAGATGGGACGATTCAATGAAGCGCTGTCGAAGCAAGTAAAACTGCTATCCGTAAACGGCCTTCATCCACTGAGCACGGGTGCCCGCGTTTCTTTCAGCAAAGGCAAAACCACCGTCACTGATGGCCCTTTCGTGGAAGTAAAAGAAGTTCTGGGCGGGTACTGGCTGGTCGAGGCCGACTCCAAGGAACAACTCGTTGGATTGATGCAGCAATGTCCCGCCGAAGATGGCGACGTGATTGAAATTCGCCAGATCTTCTCAGCGGCGGATTTTGCAATTACCAAATAA
- a CDS encoding DJ-1/PfpI family protein, producing the protein MIFGVLIFNQVEELDFIGPWEMLTMWSKFANGPETCVIVSQALEPVICAKGLSINPHMSFAECPQLDYLLVPGGRGTRQEVNNPALVEFVANQAKNCKAVLSVCTGSFVLHAAGILSGRKATTHWRSLERLRALGDVLVVEERYVQDGTVWSSAGVSAGTDLMLAFIASVAGEEAAGKVQFAAEYYPSSAKYGGFEKDPRAPGYIRGA; encoded by the coding sequence ATGATCTTCGGCGTGCTGATCTTCAATCAAGTTGAGGAACTCGACTTTATCGGTCCCTGGGAGATGCTCACCATGTGGAGCAAGTTCGCCAACGGGCCGGAAACCTGCGTTATCGTCAGTCAGGCTCTCGAGCCCGTCATCTGTGCCAAGGGCCTTTCTATCAACCCTCACATGTCGTTTGCCGAATGTCCGCAACTCGACTATCTGCTCGTTCCAGGTGGCCGCGGTACGCGGCAGGAGGTCAACAACCCAGCCCTCGTCGAGTTCGTCGCGAATCAAGCCAAGAACTGCAAGGCGGTTCTGTCCGTGTGCACAGGTTCCTTCGTGTTGCACGCAGCGGGTATCCTCTCGGGGCGGAAGGCAACAACACATTGGCGTTCGTTGGAGCGGCTGCGAGCACTCGGAGACGTTTTAGTCGTTGAAGAGCGCTACGTCCAAGACGGAACCGTATGGTCATCCGCTGGCGTCTCGGCGGGCACCGATCTCATGCTTGCCTTCATTGCGAGCGTTGCTGGCGAGGAAGCCGCAGGCAAAGTTCAGTTTGCAGCCGAGTACTACCCTTCCTCCGCGAAGTACGGTGGCTTTGAAAAGGATCCCAGAGCGCCGGGCTACATCCGGGGTGCTTAA
- a CDS encoding molybdopterin-dependent oxidoreductase, giving the protein MIGQPVDRIDGPLKVSGRATYAAEYWNVGQPLYGFIVGATIGKGRITAIDTAIAERAPGVRMVMTYLNAPAQGKADPSTPSAYSRAFPTLDGPEIHHYGEPVALVVAASYEQARAAAPLVEIAYAAEPGRYELATRLDQAYAPKAVNAGLATDSAVGDFDAAFGSAEVTVDATYTTPYQFSQPLEPHACLAVPDGDELTIYVCAQIVGEARTAIASTLMIDPARIHIVSEFVGGGFGSKLGIHSETILAAFAARALEQPVKVVMTRQQIFHLLGVRSMTSQRVRLGAARDGRLLALGHDVTMHTSVLSEYAEQTATSARPMYAAANRLTRHRLVELDLPRGEDVRAPGEAPGLLAIESAIDELAVALDMDPIEFRILNEPAVHPETGQPFSDRRLVECLREGAARFGWNARPKRPGSLRDGRWLVGYGVASAVRMQFQLPSKATVRMGPDGKVRVRSDITDIGTGTYTIVAQVAADTLGVPLSHVKVEIGRSDYPPGAGSGGSFGATNTCTAVYNACIALQERLRSGDVPPEGLEAEGEIAAMWDDPNYRKYSIYAYGAHFAEVGVDADTAEVRLRRMLGVFSAGRIFNAKTARSQLIGGMVFGISSALHEEALVEPRSGAFLNRDLAGYLVPVHADVTNIDAVLLEGFDPHANVLGAKGVGELGHCGANAAVANAVFNATGVRVRDFPITIEKLLSGLPLLDE; this is encoded by the coding sequence ATCATCGGTCAACCGGTCGATCGCATCGACGGTCCGCTCAAGGTCAGCGGGCGCGCCACCTACGCTGCCGAATACTGGAACGTCGGCCAGCCCCTCTACGGCTTCATCGTCGGTGCCACCATCGGCAAGGGTCGGATCACCGCGATCGACACCGCGATCGCCGAACGGGCGCCGGGCGTGCGAATGGTCATGACGTACCTCAACGCGCCCGCGCAAGGCAAAGCCGATCCCTCGACTCCGTCCGCATACTCGCGCGCGTTCCCGACGCTCGACGGGCCCGAGATCCATCACTACGGCGAGCCGGTCGCGCTCGTGGTGGCCGCGAGCTACGAGCAAGCACGTGCAGCAGCCCCGCTCGTCGAGATCGCCTATGCCGCCGAGCCGGGCCGCTACGAGCTTGCGACCCGGTTGGACCAGGCGTATGCACCGAAAGCCGTGAACGCCGGGCTCGCAACCGACAGCGCGGTCGGCGATTTCGATGCGGCGTTCGGGAGCGCGGAAGTTACGGTCGATGCGACCTACACGACCCCATACCAGTTCTCGCAGCCACTGGAGCCGCATGCCTGCCTGGCGGTACCCGACGGTGACGAGCTCACGATCTATGTCTGCGCGCAGATCGTGGGCGAAGCGCGCACCGCGATCGCCAGCACGCTCATGATCGATCCGGCGCGCATTCATATCGTGTCCGAATTCGTCGGCGGCGGCTTCGGATCGAAGCTGGGCATCCACTCCGAGACCATTCTCGCCGCCTTCGCTGCGCGTGCGCTCGAGCAGCCGGTCAAGGTCGTCATGACGCGCCAGCAGATCTTTCATCTGCTGGGCGTGCGGTCGATGACGAGCCAGCGGGTGCGCCTGGGTGCGGCACGCGATGGCCGGCTGCTCGCGCTGGGCCACGACGTCACGATGCACACGAGCGTGCTTTCCGAATACGCCGAGCAGACGGCGACCTCGGCCCGCCCGATGTATGCCGCGGCCAATCGCCTCACGCGCCATCGCCTGGTCGAGCTCGACCTTCCGCGCGGCGAGGACGTGCGCGCACCGGGAGAAGCACCGGGGCTGCTGGCGATCGAATCTGCGATCGATGAATTGGCCGTGGCGCTCGACATGGACCCGATCGAGTTTCGGATCCTCAACGAGCCCGCCGTGCATCCGGAAACCGGCCAGCCCTTCAGCGACCGGCGGCTGGTCGAATGCCTGCGTGAAGGGGCGGCGCGGTTCGGCTGGAACGCTCGCCCGAAGCGACCCGGCAGCCTGCGGGACGGACGCTGGCTGGTGGGCTATGGCGTCGCCTCCGCGGTGCGCATGCAGTTTCAGCTTCCCAGCAAGGCGACCGTCCGCATGGGGCCGGACGGTAAGGTCCGGGTGCGCTCCGATATCACCGATATCGGGACGGGAACCTATACGATAGTGGCACAGGTTGCGGCCGACACGCTCGGCGTTCCACTCTCGCACGTCAAGGTCGAGATCGGACGCTCCGACTATCCTCCGGGCGCAGGTTCCGGCGGATCGTTCGGCGCGACCAACACCTGCACGGCCGTGTACAACGCCTGCATCGCCCTGCAGGAGAGACTCCGCAGTGGCGACGTTCCGCCCGAGGGCCTCGAAGCCGAAGGCGAGATCGCCGCCATGTGGGACGACCCGAACTATCGCAAGTATTCGATCTACGCCTACGGCGCGCACTTCGCCGAAGTGGGCGTGGACGCCGATACGGCGGAAGTCCGGCTGCGGCGGATGCTGGGCGTATTCTCGGCCGGACGCATCTTCAACGCGAAGACGGCACGGTCCCAGTTGATCGGCGGCATGGTCTTCGGCATCAGCTCGGCCCTGCACGAAGAGGCGCTGGTGGAACCGCGCTCGGGCGCATTCCTGAACCGCGATCTGGCAGGCTACCTGGTGCCCGTGCATGCCGACGTCACAAACATCGATGCCGTCCTGCTCGAAGGATTCGACCCGCATGCGAACGTGCTGGGCGCCAAGGGCGTCGGCGAGCTGGGCCACTGCGGGGCGAACGCCGCCGTCGCGAATGCGGTGTTCAACGCGACCGGCGTGCGGGTACGCGACTTTCCGATCACCATCGAGAAGTTGCTGTCCGGCTTGCCGTTGCTCGACGAGTGA
- a CDS encoding xanthine dehydrogenase family protein subunit M, whose translation MRPFTYERATDARGAIAAVVRGGPGARFISGGTNLLDLMKLEIERPTHLVDISRLPLSAIEELPDGGLRIGAQAANSDTAADLRVRRRYPVLSEALLSGASGQLRNKASMGGNLLQRTRCPYFYDVASVCNKREPGTGCSAIGGINRIHAILGASEHCIATHPSDMAVALAVLDARIELLGNDGAARSVSVHDFHCLPGATPQVESVLRPGEMITAIVLPPPPAGRQRYRKVRDRASYEFALVSVAAIMATERGVIITTARVAFGGVAHKPWRSRDAEQALIGRPATMATYREAAAHALRDAKGCGHNNFKIELAKRTLCRTLAQVAQEA comes from the coding sequence ATGAGGCCATTTACTTACGAGCGCGCGACGGACGCGCGCGGCGCGATTGCGGCAGTGGTTCGCGGTGGGCCTGGCGCCCGGTTCATCAGCGGCGGAACCAATCTGCTCGATCTGATGAAGCTCGAGATCGAGCGCCCGACGCATCTGGTGGATATCAGCCGGCTGCCGCTGAGCGCGATCGAAGAGCTACCCGACGGCGGCCTGCGCATCGGAGCACAGGCCGCCAATTCCGACACGGCCGCCGACCTGCGGGTCCGCCGCCGCTATCCGGTGCTTTCCGAAGCGCTGCTCTCCGGCGCGTCCGGACAGCTACGTAACAAGGCGTCGATGGGCGGCAATCTTCTGCAACGTACCCGCTGCCCCTACTTCTACGATGTCGCATCGGTCTGCAACAAACGTGAGCCCGGCACGGGCTGCTCTGCGATCGGCGGCATCAACCGCATCCACGCGATACTGGGTGCGAGCGAGCATTGCATCGCGACCCATCCTTCCGACATGGCGGTCGCGCTGGCGGTACTCGACGCGCGGATCGAACTTCTGGGGAACGACGGCGCAGCTCGCAGCGTCTCGGTCCACGATTTTCATTGCCTCCCCGGCGCGACGCCGCAGGTCGAGAGCGTGCTGCGCCCGGGTGAGATGATCACGGCCATCGTTCTGCCTCCGCCGCCCGCGGGCCGGCAACGCTATCGCAAGGTCCGCGACCGCGCTTCTTACGAGTTTGCGCTCGTCTCGGTCGCGGCGATCATGGCGACCGAGCGCGGTGTCATCATCACCACCGCCCGCGTCGCCTTCGGCGGCGTGGCGCACAAACCCTGGCGGTCCCGCGATGCAGAGCAAGCGCTGATCGGCCGCCCTGCCACGATGGCCACCTATCGCGAAGCGGCCGCCCACGCCCTGAGGGACGCGAAGGGCTGCGGCCACAACAACTTCAAGATCGAGTTGGCGAAGCGAACGCTGTGCCGCACCTTGGCGCAGGTTGCACAGGAGGCTTGA
- a CDS encoding 2Fe-2S iron-sulfur cluster binding domain-containing protein yields the protein MTSIAPAPSKASAASDPLESASVRLRINGTLHSAELDTRTTLLDALREHLHLTGAKKGCDHGQCGACTVLVNGRRINACLTLAVMHTDDDIVTIEGLGTPEALHPLQAAFIRHDGFQCGYCTSGQICSAVGMLAEAKAGWPSHATAEVSAARIELTDAEIRERMSGNICRCAAYPNIVAAIREVASGEGA from the coding sequence ATGACTTCCATTGCGCCGGCACCTTCCAAAGCTTCCGCCGCGTCCGATCCGCTGGAAAGTGCGTCCGTGCGCTTGCGCATCAACGGCACGCTTCATAGCGCGGAGCTCGACACGCGCACGACTCTGCTCGATGCGCTGCGCGAGCACTTGCACCTTACCGGTGCGAAGAAGGGTTGTGATCATGGACAGTGCGGCGCGTGCACCGTATTGGTGAACGGCCGGCGGATCAACGCGTGCCTCACCCTCGCGGTCATGCATACGGACGATGACATCGTCACCATCGAGGGCCTCGGCACCCCCGAAGCGCTGCATCCGCTTCAGGCCGCATTCATCAGGCACGACGGGTTCCAGTGCGGCTACTGCACCTCGGGGCAGATCTGCTCCGCGGTGGGCATGCTCGCCGAAGCAAAGGCCGGCTGGCCCAGTCACGCGACCGCCGAGGTTTCTGCAGCGCGCATCGAGCTGACGGACGCCGAGATCCGCGAGCGCATGAGCGGGAACATCTGCCGTTGCGCCGCCTACCCGAACATCGTGGCGGCGATCCGCGAGGTGGCAAGCGGAGAAGGCGCATGA
- a CDS encoding tripartite tricarboxylate transporter substrate binding protein — MRAALAFVIAALVVAPAAPAADKYPTKPIRLVAPFPPGGGTDILGRLIAVPVGERLGQTVVVDNRPGAGGALGAGIVAHSAPDGYTLVIVSSSYSAASAFGKPNYDPVDGIQPVILIGTTGIVLSVHPSVPATSVSELISHVKANPGKLNYASVGTGSVAHLLVELFKLETKTNFVHVAYKGGGPALAATIGGEVQVTAISAVPSMPHIRAGRLRPLGVTTRSRLSILPDVPSIGDTVPGFEVVHWYAMWAPKGTPRAIVNLWNEEVARVVRSPQMLRQMGNEGLDAAGGPPQEFYDVNKTAVQKWRRVIKEAKLGVGN; from the coding sequence ATGAGAGCCGCTCTTGCCTTCGTTATCGCTGCCCTTGTCGTCGCTCCGGCTGCGCCGGCTGCCGACAAGTACCCCACGAAGCCCATACGTCTGGTCGCGCCGTTCCCGCCGGGGGGCGGCACGGACATCCTGGGACGCCTCATCGCGGTGCCCGTGGGCGAGCGGCTGGGCCAGACAGTGGTGGTGGACAATCGGCCCGGCGCGGGTGGCGCCCTCGGCGCGGGGATAGTCGCGCACTCGGCTCCGGACGGCTACACGCTAGTCATCGTTTCCAGCAGCTATTCGGCGGCTTCGGCCTTCGGCAAACCGAACTACGATCCCGTAGACGGCATTCAGCCGGTGATACTGATCGGCACGACGGGGATCGTACTCTCGGTGCATCCTTCGGTTCCTGCGACAAGCGTCTCCGAGCTCATCTCGCATGTAAAGGCCAATCCCGGAAAGCTCAACTATGCCTCGGTCGGCACCGGCAGCGTGGCGCATCTGCTGGTGGAGCTCTTCAAGCTCGAAACGAAGACCAATTTCGTCCACGTTGCCTACAAAGGCGGCGGTCCGGCGCTGGCGGCGACCATCGGCGGCGAAGTGCAGGTTACCGCCATCAGCGCGGTGCCGAGCATGCCGCACATCAGGGCCGGTCGGCTGCGCCCGCTCGGCGTGACGACGCGATCGCGCCTGAGCATTCTGCCCGACGTGCCGTCCATCGGCGACACGGTGCCGGGATTCGAAGTCGTGCATTGGTATGCCATGTGGGCGCCCAAGGGCACGCCGCGAGCCATCGTCAACCTTTGGAACGAGGAGGTCGCACGGGTGGTGAGGTCGCCGCAGATGTTGCGCCAGATGGGCAATGAGGGGCTGGACGCGGCCGGCGGCCCGCCGCAGGAGTTCTACGACGTCAACAAGACCGCGGTGCAGAAGTGGCGGCGCGTGATCAAGGAGGCAAAGCTCGGCGTCGGTAATTGA